A DNA window from Helianthus annuus cultivar XRQ/B chromosome 15, HanXRQr2.0-SUNRISE, whole genome shotgun sequence contains the following coding sequences:
- the LOC110909949 gene encoding F-box/kelch-repeat protein At3g23880, which translates to MLDNVPFEIQEEIIKHLPVKSLIRFRSVSKSWKSLVDSSDFITHYRSQQQHLLVYIRRYGSEPKYVSIVDDNTFPEQRVSPTLPLFVKMLNPCRTIGSSHGLLCLYDYGELVIWNPLITKAVPVVVPNFVDDKMFKTEFGFGVCRETSDPKIVKIRYIYRFTDMESVTSIPWQVEVYTLSTGVWRSPNSNVPRKPIVFGVQKGGVCVDGVYYWLATDKSIVDDEIVDDEIEAYNMIISFDMTSEEFREVNLPDSFVYDGPMWNLYIYNLRESLVLVERGTEEDYTPVYKVWMMEDGVRKSFTKLYTIHAPYARIIGVREFKKSGELVMEVREDGRNAISLVVYEPNLKHISNLGISRGTGDIYVHSYMETLLLLDQPLSTIFDKVYAMLQNSYEELRADGF; encoded by the coding sequence ATGTTAGACAACGTGCCTTTCGAGATTCAAGAGGAAATCATTAAACATCTTCCGGTGAAATCACTGATCCGATTCCGATCAGTCTCCAAATCATGGAAATCTCTCGTCGATAGCTCCGATTTTATCACTCATTACAGGTCCCAACAGCAACATCTACTTGTATATATTCGTCGGTATGGTTCCGAGCCAAAATACGTTTCAATCGTTGATGATAATACTTTCCCTGAACAGAGAGTCTCCCCGACTCTTCCTCTGTTCGTTAAGATGCTTAACCCTTGTAGGACAATAGGCAGTTCTCATGGCTTGTTGTGTTTGTATGACTACGGAGAACTTGTTATTTGGAATCCTTTGATTACGAAAGCTGTTCCTGTTGTTGTGCCTAATTTTGTAGATGATAAGATGTTTAAAACCGAGTTCGGGTTTGGAGTTTGTCGTGAGACGAGTGACCCTAAGATTGTCAAGATTAGATATATTTATAGGTTTACGGATATGGAAAGTGTGACTAGCATCCCTTGGCAAGTTGAGGTTTATACGTTAAGCACGGGGGTGTGGAGAAGTCCGAATAGCAATGTCCCTCGTAAACCGATTGTTTTTGGAGTTCAAAAAGGTGGGGTTTGTGTAGACGGGGTTTATTACTGGCTTGCTACTGATAAGAGTATCGTAGATGATGAAATTGTAGATgatgaaattgaagcttataatATGATTATTTCATTTGATATGACAAGCGAAGAATTTAGAGAAGTAAACCTCCCGGATAGTTTTGTATATGACGGGCCTATGTGGAACTTGTACATATATAATCTAAGGGAGTCTCTTGTTTTGGTTGAACGCGGTACCGAGGAGGACTATACTCCAGTTTACAAAGTTTGGATGATGGAGGATGGTGTACGAAAATCGTTTACAAAATTATACACTATTCACGCGCCATATGCAAGAATAATAGGCGTACGTGAATTTAAGAAGAGTGGTGAACTTGTAATGGAAGTTAGAGAAGATGGCCGGAATGCAATATCCCTTGTTGTTTATGAACCTAACTTAAAACACATTAGTAACTTGGGGATATCGCGTGGGACTGGTGATATTTATGTGCATTCCTACATGGAAACGTTACTCCTGCTTGATCAACCGTTGTCAACGATTTTTGACAAGGTATACGCTATGTTGCAAAATTCATATGAAGAGCTAAGAGCAGATGGATTTTGA